One window of Quercus robur chromosome 5, dhQueRobu3.1, whole genome shotgun sequence genomic DNA carries:
- the LOC126725951 gene encoding heat stress transcription factor B-2a-like has product MATNVMEINLLGTSQSPRARCPAPFLSKTYDLLEGVADDEDDDDDDKRNIVSWNAEGTGFVVWSPAEFSELMLPKYFKHNNFSSFIRQLNTYGFKKTSSKRWEFKHEKFQKGCRNLLVEITRKKCEPSIFPAYLKASEENTMTAMEENNNHQLLLEENKNLRREKLELQTQIAQFKALEIKLLDYLTQCMGNNQNKVRRLC; this is encoded by the exons ATGGCAACAAATGTAATGGAGATAAACCTGCTGGGCACAAGCCAGTCTCCAAGGGCACGATGCCCAGCTCCATTTTTATCGAAGACATATGATTTGCTAGAAGGAGTtgcagatgatgaagatgatgatgatgatgacaagaGAAATATAGTATCATGGAATGCTGAGGGAACTGGATTTGTAGTATGGTCTCCGGCTGAGTTTTCAGAGCTCATGTTGCCTAAATATTTCAAGCACAACAACTTCTCTAGCTTCATTCGCCAACTTAATACATAT GGATTcaagaaaacatcatccaaaagATGGGAATTCAAGCACGAGAAGTTCCAGAAGGGGTGTAGAAATTTGCTAGTAGAGATCACCAGGAAGAAGTGTGAGCCAAGTATCTTTCCAGCATACCTAAAGGCTTCTGAAGAGAACACCATGACTGCCATGGAGGAAAATAATAATCATCAGCTACTCCTGGAGGAGAACAAGAACCTAAGGAGAGAGAAGTTGGAATTGCAGACTCAAATAGCACAGTTCAAGGCACTAGAAATTAAGTTGTTGGATTACCTAACTCAATGCATGGGAAACAACCAGAATAAAGTTAGGAGGCTATGTTAG